A window from Culex pipiens pallens isolate TS chromosome 3, TS_CPP_V2, whole genome shotgun sequence encodes these proteins:
- the LOC120429863 gene encoding developmentally-regulated GTP-binding protein 2 → MGILEKISDIEKEIAKTQKNKATEYHLGLLKAKLAKYRSQLLEPSKKGEKGEGFDVLKSGDARIALIGFPSVGKSTLLSTLTKTESEAANYEFTTLTCIPGVIEYKGANIQLLDLPGIIEGAAQGKGRGRQVIAVARTADLVLMMLDATKPNVHRELLEYELESVGLRLNKRKPNIYFKIKKGGGVSFNSTCPMTRCNEKMVQTILHSFKIFNAEVLFREDCTEDEFIDVVSGNRIYLPCIYVYNKIDQISIEEVDRLARQPFSVVVSCNMHLNLDYLLEVLWEHLMLIRVYTKKPGAPPDFDDGLILRRGVSVEHVCHAIHRTLADQFKYALVWGTSTKYSPQRVGISHIMQDEDVIQVVKK, encoded by the exons ATGGGTATCCTGGAGAAAATCTCCGACATCGAGAAGGAAATCGCCAAAACTCAAAAGAATAAAG CCACCGAGTACCATCTGGGACTGCTGAAGGCCAAGCTCGCCAAGTACCGGTCGCAGCTGCTGGAACCGTCGAAGAAGGGCGAAAAGGGTGAGGGATTCGATGTGTTGAAGTCTGGGGATGCTCGGATCGCTTTGATCGGGTTTCCGTCGGTGGGTAAATCGACGCTGCTGTCGACGCTTACGAAGACGGAGTCGGAGGCGGCCAACTATGAGTTTACGACGTTGACGTGCATTCCGGGTGTGATCGAGTACAAGGGGGCGAACATTCAGCTGTTGGATTTGCCGGGAATTATCGAGGGTGCTGCGCAGGGAAAGGGTCGCGGTCGGCAGGTTATTGCCGTTGCGCGTACGGCAGATTTGGTGCTGATGATGCTGGACGCTACCAAGCCTAACGTGCACCGGGAGCTGCTGGAGTACGAGTTGGAGTCGGTTGGGTTGAGACTGAACAAGAGAAAGCCGAACATTTACTTCAAGATTAAGAAGGGCGGCGGTGTGAGCTTCAACTCGACGTGTCCGATGACGCGTTGTAACGAGAAGATGGTGCAAACCATTCTGCACTCGTTTAAGATCTTCAACGCGGAAGTGCTGTTCCGGGAGGATTGTACCGAGGACGAGTTTATCGACGTGGTGTCCGGAAATCGGATCTATCTTCCGTGCATCTACGTGTATAACAAGATTGATCAAATCTCGATCGAGGAGGTGGACCGGCTGGCCCGGCAACCGTTCAGCGTGGTGGTCAGCTGTAACATGCACCTCAATCTGGACTATCTGCTGGAGGTGCTGTGGGAACATCTGATGCTGATCCGGGTGTACACGAAGAAGCCGGGCGCGCCGCCAGATTTCGACGATGGGTTGATTCTGCGTCGAGGAGTTTCGGTGGAGCACGTCTGCCACGCCATCCATCGGACGCTGGCGGATCAGTTCAAGTACGCGCTCGTTTGGGGCACGTCCACCAAGTACTCGCCGCAGCGGGTCGGAATTTCGCACATTATGCAGGACGAGGACGTCATCCAGGTCGTCAAGAAGTAG
- the LOC120429862 gene encoding E3 ubiquitin-protein ligase KCMF1-like produces MSSFHKDINCDACGQQNLAGTRYACLVCHDYDLCENCHRRRNAHPFHPMQTVLTQRDLVLQYGGTGSSPEELTIYRCPYCNQDGFSLGTLLKHARALHHDCSQKVRCPACVTFRTGRYGTHLLDWSLAMHIENAHMRFGTDVELKFKLLQYAATSHYKEIATWNADSDGAKCTICSLALGQDAGLYQFLDCGHGFHRACIETWLRDRTDGAVCPSCREPHV; encoded by the exons ATGAGTTCGTTCCACAAAG ACATCAACTGCGACGCGTGCGGCCAGCAGAACCTCGCGGGAACCCGCTACGCCTGTCTGGTATGTCACGATTACGACCTGTGTGAAAATTGCCACCGACGGCGTAATGCCCACCCGTTCCACCCGATGCAGACGGTGCTGACGCAGCGGGACCTTGTCCTGCAGTACGGCGGCACTGGGTCCTCCCCGGAGGAACTCACCATCTACCGGTGTCCGTACTGCAACCAGGACGGGTTCAGCCTGGGAACGCTGCTCAAACACGCCCGGGCACTGCACCACGACTGCAGCCAGAAGGTTCGCTGTCCGGCGTGTGTGACCTTCCGGACGGGACGATACGGAACGCACCTGCTGGATTGGAGTCTGGCTATGCATATTGAGAATGCGCATATGCGCTTTGGGACAG ACGTTGAGCTCAAGTTCAAGCTGCTGCAGTATGCGGCAACTTCGCACTACAAGGAGATTGCGACATGGAATGCCGATAGCGAtgg CGCAAAATGTACCATTTGTTCCCTCGCGCTGGGTCAGGATGCTGGGCTGTACCAGTTTCTGGACTGCGGGCACGGATTTCACCGGGCCTGTATCGAGACATGGCTCCGGGATCGGACGGACGGAGCCGTGTGTCCTAGTTGTCGGGAGCCGCACGTTTGA